A window of the Lactuca sativa cultivar Salinas chromosome 5, Lsat_Salinas_v11, whole genome shotgun sequence genome harbors these coding sequences:
- the LOC111878774 gene encoding peroxidase 4, with translation MVSSSTTISFAFLSFTLWLMIFTSSAQLTPNFYSKSCPKVFDVVRSVIRSAVAKEKRMGGSLLRLHFHDCFVNGCDGSLLLDDTPSFTGEKTAAPNNNSVRGFNVIDDVKSKVEKVCPGVVSCADILAISALESVLALGGPSWKVKLGRRDSKSASLAAANSGVIPPPQSTLSNLINRFQAVGLSAKDMVALSGAHTIGRARCTAFRARIYNDTNIDASFAKSRQSNCPRPSGSGDNNLAPFDVTTQDKFDNKYYTNLISQKGLLRSDQQLHNGGSTDSLVEQYSKNPKSFSVAFAAAMINMGDIRPLTGSNGEIRKNCRKVNS, from the exons ATGGTGTCTTCTTCTACAACCATCTCCTTTGCATTCCTTTCTTTTACCTTGTGGTTGATGATCTTTACTTCTTCAGCACAACTTACACCCAATTTCTACTCAAAGAGTTGCCCAAAAGTCTTTGATGTTGTACGCTCAGTGATTCGGTCAGCTGTTGCAAAGGAGAAACGCATGGGTGGTTCCCTCCTTCGGCTCCATTTCCATGATTGCTTTGTCAAT gggTGTGATGGGTCGCTCCTGTTAGATGATACGCCTTCTTTCACTGGGGAAAAAACCGCTGCGCCAAATAATAATTCTGTTAGAGGGTTTAATGTGATCGATGATGTAAAGTCGAAGGTTGAAAAAGTTTGCCCAGGTGTGGTCTCGTGTGCTGATATATTGGCGATTTCAGCTCTTGAATCCGTTCTTGCT TTAGGTGGGCCCTCTTGGAAGGTTAAATTAGGAAGAAGAGACTCCAAATCAGCAAGCCTTGCAGCTGCCAACAGCGGCGTTATCCCGCCACCGCAATCCACCCTCAGCAACCTCATCAACCGCTTCCAAGCGGTGGGTCTTTCCGCCAAAGACATGGTGGCGCTCTCAGGCGCGCATACAATCGGAAGAGCACGGTGTACAGCTTTCAGAGCACGTATCTACAACGACACCAACATCGACGCTTCCTTCGCCAAATCACGACAATCAAACTGCCCACGTCCGTCGGGTTCCGGAGACAACAACCTCGCACCATTTGATGTCACGACGCAGGATAAATTTGACAACAAGTACTACACGAATTTGATCAGCCAAAAGGGTCTTCTCCGGTCAGACCAGCAGCTGCACAACGGTGGTTCCACCGATTCCTTGGTGGAGCAGTACAGCAAAAACCCCAAAAGTTTCAGTGTGGCTTTTGCTGCCGCCATGATCAACATGGGTGATATTCGTCCCCTCACCGGCTCCAACGGCGAGATCAGGAAGAATTGCCGGAAAGTTAATTCGTAA